Sequence from the Sphingomonas koreensis genome:
GGTCGAACTGGAACATCCCGGTACTCTCCCTGTGCGCCTCAGTTCTTCGCCACCCTGACGGTCTGAAGCTGCATATATTCTTCGAGCCCATAGAGGCCGAATTCGGTGCCGACACCCGATTGCTTGGCGCCGCCGAAGGGCACATCGGGCGAGATGCTGGCGTGATCGTTGACCCAGACCGTTCCGGCCTCAAGCCGCTGGGCAAAGGCAAGCGCTGCGGCGGGATCTGCCGACCATACCGACCCGCCCAGCCCGTTCTCGTTGGCGTTGGCGCGCGCGAGCGCGTCCTCGGGATCGCTGTAGCGGATCACCGGCAGGATCGGGCCGAACTGCTCCTCGTCGACGATTCGCATCCCGTCGGTCACATCGACCACGACCGAGAGCGGGAAGAAATAGCCGTCGCCTTCGCGTGCCTCGCCCCCCGCAAGGAAGCGCCCGCCGTGCGCGCGCGCATCGTCGGCGAGCGCGCGCACCAGATCGAACTGCTTGCGATTCTGCACCGGGCCGAACTGGCTCGCCGCATCACTGCCCGGTCCGACCACGGCCGTGCGGGCCATCTCGGCGAGCTTTTCCGCCAGCGCGTCATGGATGCTCTCATGGACATAGACGCGCTTCACCGCGGCACAGATCTGGCCGCTGTTGCCGAAGGCCTTGGCGAAGATCTTGGCCGCGACCTTGTCGACATCGGCATCGGGCAGCACGATCGCGGCGTCGTTGCCGCCAAGTTCGAGCGTCAGCCGTTTGAGGTTGGCGGCACCGTCCGCCATGATCGACCGGCCGGTGGGGGTCGATCCGGTGAAGACGATCTTGTCGATCCCCGGATGCGATGCGATCGCGCGGCCGATCTCGACCTCGCCCGTCACCGAATTGAGCACGCCTGGCGGAAGGTGCGCATTGGCGATCTCGACCATGCGCAGCGCCGCGAGCGGGGTGAAGGACGACGGCTTCATCACCACCGTATTGCCCGCGACCAGGCCGGGGATGATGTGCCAGATCGCGATCATCACCGGGAAGTTCCACGGGCTGATCGACGCGACCACGCCCAGCGGCTTGCGGTGCACCTCGACCCGGACGCTGTCGTCGT
This genomic interval carries:
- a CDS encoding aldehyde dehydrogenase family protein, with product MTGVRLIVDGKPLAMAETFPVIDPATGRPFADAPLASTADLDAAVAAARRAFPGWAATPIEDRAAAILAIADSIEAAKDELARLLSAEQGKPVPNAVGEIMGALAWARATAGLRPAVDVLKDDDSVRVEVHRKPLGVVASISPWNFPVMIAIWHIIPGLVAGNTVVMKPSSFTPLAALRMVEIANAHLPPGVLNSVTGEVEIGRAIASHPGIDKIVFTGSTPTGRSIMADGAANLKRLTLELGGNDAAIVLPDADVDKVAAKIFAKAFGNSGQICAAVKRVYVHESIHDALAEKLAEMARTAVVGPGSDAASQFGPVQNRKQFDLVRALADDARAHGGRFLAGGEAREGDGYFFPLSVVVDVTDGMRIVDEEQFGPILPVIRYSDPEDALARANANENGLGGSVWSADPAAALAFAQRLEAGTVWVNDHASISPDVPFGGAKQSGVGTEFGLYGLEEYMQLQTVRVAKN